The Hordeum vulgare subsp. vulgare chromosome 7H, MorexV3_pseudomolecules_assembly, whole genome shotgun sequence DNA window ATGGTGAATTGATTTTTCATAATACTAGTGTGATTATGTTTTGAGTTCAGTCCCGACAGTGTTGCGCGAAGCGTAGTAGTTTACATAGATAACCAGGAAAAACATGTGTGTTTTACATGGATTGATGTTGATTATTGAAATCTTTCCACCTCCATGAAACATTATTTTTTCAGTTTTGTGGGGAACGCCATCTTGTCTTACTTTATTGATTAATGCCAAACACCTAAATCATTCACGAGTCTAAAAAATAAAGAGGGAGGATCATCAACCCAATTAGATGAAATGTTACTCGCAAAGCAATATTTTTCAATCTTAGGAGTTTTATCATTCTAGTATTTGCAGTATCCTCCTACTGATGTTGTGTAAGTTAGATTATCCACGTCTTTTGATTCGGTACAAATTCGATAATCAGATTTTCGTCAGTACGACCACAATGCGGTGTCCGGCACATGATCTGAGAGACTAAGAACGATGCCGATCTGGAGGAGAGATGTATAGATATTTTGTAATTTTTCCAAGCATGGACTGATTTCAGGGCTAGATGCAAGTGTACCAAAGGGATAATAGACAAGTGAGTAGGGTATAGGCCGTAGCACTGGAAAAATCGGAGAAAAACTGAAGCAAAGACTTGACTAGCTAAAAAAACAGCTTCTCATCTGTAGACTATGCTTAGAAGGTCATGTGTCACAGTCGCATCAGTAGAACCACTCATCTTGCTATTTAAATGAGAAGGACAATGCTTAACGTTCTATCTGGTTTTCTCATCGATTAGATCATGCATAAGACACATATATAAATCAGATCAATGTAGCAAGTAAGTCTTTTGTCCAATGGAAACTTGTGCTCTGTACCAAGGACATATCCTCTGTATTACAAGATCCAGACTGGAGTTCATAcgctaccccaaacacccataagACAAACGCGATTACCTCGACACCAACCATGGCATCCCTTGCATGACTACCTAGACCACGGCTACATCATCCTATGCTCTCGGCTACCGCGACCACTGTGAtagctggcttattagggatgatagactactcatatcaataaggaattccttcttttcaccCAATGCTCTCGGCAACCTCTACAACGACACAAAGATGCATCGACGACCGTAGGGGATGTCCATCGGCTTACCTTCGAATTCTTCTTTGGTCTTACCGTATACGTCCCTACCGTTGTGACTGCGGGGGGATGTTGAGTATCATGATTTATTAGGAAGTCTATAATAGACTAGGCTTTATTTCTACCTTGCCTTGTACTCCAAGTTGATCATGTAGGCTCAAGCAATACATCACAATTCCATCAATCCCTCTCTATTCCTATAGGTCCACCACGAGGATCTCGCCGCCAGCACGCAATCCTTGCTTGAACATACTGGTTTTTAAATTCATCCCCAACCATAGGACCAATCGACTTGTTGGGATAGGATCTAAAGAATCGTTATTTAGTGTTCTCATGGCCGCCACCAAAGCCAAGACTATTAACAACCCAAAACCTATAAGCTACTAAAGCCTTAAACGACCCACGCACCTGGATCCGGCGACCCGCTCATCACCGACGACAAATGTCACCAGCGGAGGAGAGCCTCCGGTGTATGGCGACAGAAGGAGGCGCTCCTAGCAGCAAAAAGCTAGATTGCTTTCAATACGGGCCACAGAGGTTGCGGAGAATATGACTCCCGGGAGCTCTTAGCCAGCTTACTGCACTTGCAGGAATTTTTTTTGACAATAACTGTAATTGTACCAATTTCGTATACCAGAACTACTCAGATAAGTCATTCAATTTTCCATCATATCATGTTGTATGAAGCATAAAAATatcaagtactccctccatctcaaaataagtgtctcaatctTAATATAAATTTATTCTAAAACTAGTATAAAGTTGAAAaggttattttggaacggagggagtagtaattatGATAGTGCGTCTACAATCACCCATATATATAGTCTACAATCAAATGAGATTGGAGCTCCTGTTAGCATCAGACTTCCGAGGTCAGGATCAACGACAGAAAAGGGACCAGCCAACACTAACTTCCATACTACATGAGCCGACCTTCAGCACACGGGGGCTTATACCGGCCATCTCAGGTTTTAAGGCTACCTCGCTACTATCAGCAACTTTATCGCCGTTAATAGGATATACCATGGCAGAAACTTTGAGCATCTCATCAAAGCCAGCGGAAACCACACTGCGTGAGAGCTTGATCATGCCATCAGCACCAACAGGCAATCCACCATCTTCAAAACCAAGTAACTTGACTTTCAGATCATCATCTACAGTGTCACAAGCAGTAAACACACCTCGAAAACCATCTGGCCAAGACCCACCAGTGACTTTTATGCTTATCGTGGCCTCCACAGCGCATGGAATGTGATCGTATTTAAATTCCAGCGTGCTAAGCCTGCTAGGGTAAATGCCTCCAAGCACACATCCAGATCTAAAATTCAAAACTAGCTCGCTTAGGTCTTTATCATCAGATTTAGTGGCCCCCTTCACTTTCAGTGAAATCTCAATGTGCGAAGGTTCCATCGACACAGCAACGGCACGGCTTGGACCTGTCAATGCTAGGTATGGATCCTGCACCAaacaattattcaagtaaataacGGAGTGATGTTCATCGACAGTAAGACCGCATCGAGTGGAATGAATGCAGACAATCTACTCTATCTTATATATGGTAGAAGAAGCTTAATGAATCACTAAATCTGACATTGGCAAATGCACAATGTGCAGCACAGATATATCCAAGATGTTAGAGAAGGTCAaattaaagaaagaaagaaagaaagaaaaggaatgaaggactattttttctttttagaaaaggaggaataCCCCCTGCCTCTGCATCATGAAGAAAGATTTAATATACGAACATTGGCATTGATGATTTGGCAGTTATTCCTCTGTCGCTGGAAGATAATGTTGCGCTTGTGATCCAAGATATCACGCACGGCAACCATACCAAACACTTCCAGTGGCCAGTGTAAAGTGTCATTGATGGACACGATTTTGAGAGAAACGATCTGCAGAGTTTCTGCAGTCTCGATGTAGCACTGCTCCTCCGGAGTAGGGTAAGTGTAACGCATAGGCGGGATAGATGCTGCATCACATCAATCAACAATGGTCTAGTTAGTTGTTGCATGTAAGCAATGACAGTATGGATTGGCGATGTAAAATTGGTGGTTTCATTCGATTGATTGCAGAAAAATGGAAGTAATTGCAAGGAAGAGGAGGTGCTTTACTAGTTTCCTGGAAGGTGGCGCCGTGGCGGGCGTACTGTTCGTTCCAGCGGGCGCGGAACCTGGAGGCGAGCAATTCTTCCTCGCACTGCGCCCACTCCGTCTCCTTCTCGAAGAGCTGACTCGCCTCGTCTTCTGCTTCGTTCGCCTTGgcggcctccgccgccgccgcctcggcgGCCTGGGCAGCTTCTTCAGCCTCCTCGGCCTTGGTCTTGGCTATCCTGGCAGCTTCTTGGGCCTCCTCGGCCTTGGCCTTGGCTACCATGGCAGCCTCCCTCGCCATCATATTAGCTTTGTACGCAACGGATTCAGCCTTGTCCAAGTGCATCCGCGGATGCGCAGCCTTCTTCGCCCTGGATTTCTTCTTCCCcttggcggcggcgacggcggcggcggcggcaggagcAACAGGCACTTGTTCGCCATTCACAGTAGGCAAGGGAGAAACCCGGGTGAAACCGGGGGCCCTTGACACG harbors:
- the LOC123406918 gene encoding uncharacterized protein LOC123406918 codes for the protein MQMDQSGGGDADGSISCAAPTTVSRAPGFTRVSPLPTVNGEQVPVAPAAAAAVAAAKGKKKSRAKKAAHPRMHLDKAESVAYKANMMAREAAMVAKAKAEEAQEAARIAKTKAEEAEEAAQAAEAAKETEWAQCEEELLASRFRARWNEQYARHGATFQETTSIPPMRYTYPTPEEQCYIETAETLQIVSLKIVSINDTLHWPLEVFGMVAVRDILDHKRNIIFQRQRNNCQIINANDPYLALTGPSRAVAVSMEPSHIEISLKVKGATKSDDKDLSELVLNFRSGCVLGGIYPSRLSTLEFKYDHIPCAVEATISIKVTGGSWPDGFRGVFTACDTVDDDLKVKLLGFEDGGLPVGADGMIKLSRSVVSAGFDEMLKVSAMVYPINGDKVADSSEVALKPEMAGISPRVLKVGSCSMEVSVGWSLFCR